Proteins encoded together in one Lathyrus oleraceus cultivar Zhongwan6 chromosome 5, CAAS_Psat_ZW6_1.0, whole genome shotgun sequence window:
- the LOC127088302 gene encoding peptidyl-prolyl cis-trans isomerase FKBP65, with protein MSNCINSGINKVFVLTQFNSASLNRHISRTYFGNGINFGDGYVEVLDVEFHNVKALYRRAQAYIETGDFLLADVDIKKALEVDPQNREVKTLKTKVKQLQADSDKKDAKLYENMFAHKPKRLKVEKEEDEVVKTEMDNVGDSAAPSNGGLIIDSC; from the exons ATGAGCAACTGCATCAACAGCGGGATCAACAAAGTATTTGTATTGACACAGTTCAACTCAGCATCCCTTAACCGTCATATCTCTCGCACCTATTTTGGAAATGGCATCAACTTTGGAGATGGATACGTAGAG GTACTTGATGTTGAGTTTCACAACGTGAAAGCTTTGTATAGACGAGCGCAGGCATATATAGAGACGGGAGACTTTCTTTTAGCAGATGTAGACATCAAGAAAGCTCTTGAGGTGGATCCACAAAACAG GGAGGTAAAGACGCTGAAAACAAAAGTGAAGCAACTTCAAGCTGATAGTGACAAAAAGGATGCCAAACTGTATGAAAATATGTTCGCTCATAAACCGAAG AGATTGAAGGTTGAGAAAGAAGAGGATGAAGTGGTGAAAACGGAAATGGACAATGTTGGTGACAGTGCAGCTCCTTCTAATGGTGGTTTAATTATTGATTCTTGTTGA
- the LOC127084299 gene encoding pyrophosphate-energized vacuolar membrane proton pump 1 yields MGSDLFGSYAEASCAALVVASISSFGINHEFTAMLFPLIISSVGLLVCLLTTLFATDFFEIKLVKEIEPALKKQLVISTVLMTVGIAIVSWIALPSTFTIFNFGEQKVVKNWQLFLCVSVGLWAGLIIGFVTEYYTSNAYSPVQDVADSCRTGAATNVIFGLALGYKSVIIPIFAIAISIFVSFSFAAMYGVAVAALGMLSTIATGLAIDAYGPISDNAGGIAEMAGMSHRIRERTDALDAAGNTTAAIGKGFAIGSAALVSLALFGAFVSRAGVTTVDVLTPKVFIGLIVGAMLPYWFSAMTMKSVGSAALKMVEEVRRQFNTIPGLMEGTAKPDYATCVTISTDASIKEMIPPGALVMLTPLIVGIFFGVETLSGVLAGSLVSGVQIASLKRKVLLKMKFLLCCLISV; encoded by the exons ATGGGATCCGATCTATTTGGTTCATATGCAGAGGCATCTTGTGCTGCCCTTGTTGTTGCTTCCATCTCTTCTTTTGGGATAAATCATGAGTTCACTGCCATGTTGTTCCCTCTCATCATCAGTTCTGTGGGCCTCCTTGTTTGTTTGCTCACCACCTTATTTGCAACCGACTTTTTTGAGATCAAACTTGTAAAGGAAATTGAGCCAGCATTGAAAAAACAGCTTGTTATTTCAACAGTACTGATGACTGTTGGAATTGCAATTGTTAGTTGGATAGCACTCCCATCTACCTTCACCATCTTCAATTTTGGAGAGCAGAAAGTTGTCAAGAACTG GCAGCTATTCTTGTGTGTTTCTGTTGGTCTTTGGGCAGGGCTTATCATTGGATTTGTTACTGAATACTATACCAGCAATGCATACAG CCCTGTGCAAGATGTTGCTGATTCCTGCAGGACTGGTGCTGCTACCAATGTTATCTTTGGTCTTGCCTTGGGATACAAGTCTGTTATCATTCCAATTTTTGCCATTGCAATTAGTATTTTTGTAAGTTTCAGTTTTGCTGCTATGTATGGTGTTGCTGTTGCTGCACTTGGAATGTTGAGTACTATAGCAACCGGATTAGCCATCGATGCATATGGTCCAATCAGTGACAATGCCGGAGGTATTGCTGAGATGGCTGGAATGAGTCATAGAATTCGTGAGAGAACCGATGCTCTTGATGCTGCAGGAAACACAACTGCTGCCATTGGAAAG GGGTTTGCTATTGGTTCTGCCGCCCTTGTGTCTTTGGCCCTTTTTGGTGCCTTTGTGAGCCGTGCTGGTGTTACAACCGTCGATGTCCTGACTCCCAAGGTTTTCATCGGACTGATTGTGGGCGCCATGCTCCCTTACTGGTTTTCTGCCATGACCATGAAGAGTGTCGGAAGTGCAGCATTGAAGATGGTTGAGGAAGTTCGCAGGCAATTCAACACGATTCCTGGATTGATGGAGGGAACTGCGAAACCTGACTATGCCACATGTGTGACAATCTCCACCGACGCTTCCATCAAAGAAATGATCCCACCTGGTGCCCTTGTTATGCTAACACCCCTTATTGTTGGGATCTTTTTTGGTGTTGAAACACTTTCTGGTGTCCTTGCCGGATCATTGGTTTCTGGTGTACAG ATTGCCAGTTTGAAAAGGAAAGTTCTGTTGAAAATGAAATTCCTGCTGTGCTGTTTGATATCAGTTTGA